TCGCTGCAGCGATCGGAGGTATCAGAGCCCTCAGCGTTCGAGGCTGCGCAATCTCGATGCCGTTCAAAGAAGACTGCATGCCCATGCTCGACGAAATCGATCCTTCCGCAGCGGGTATTCAGTCGGTAAATACTATCGTAAACACAGATAATCATTTGGTCGGCTACAACACAGACTATACCGCGGTCCGATCACTGTTGGAAACTAACGACGTCGACCCGAAGCTGGACTTCGCTCTGCTAGGCAGTGGAGGAATGGCCAAAGCGGTCGCTTGTGCGTTGCGAGATTGCGGATTCGAAAATGGCTGCATTATAGCCCGCAACACGGAAAAAGGTCCTTCGCTCGCAAAACAGTACGGTTACGATTGGAAGCCCCAGTTGGAAGAAGACTCAACTCCCGAACTGCTCATAAACGTTACCCCTATCGGCATGCGAGGCGGGCCTGAAGCGGAAGATCTGGCCTTCACGAAAGATCAAATTGCATCCGCAAAAGCGATCTTCGATGTGGTCGCTCTCCCCGCTGAGACCCCACTAATCAAACTGGCTCGCGAGCTGGGAAAAGCAGTGATTACCGGAGCTGAAGTCATGACCCTGCAAGCAGTAGAGCAATTCGTGCTCTACACTGGTGAACGCCCTACAACAAGATTAGTCGAAGAAGCAGCAACGTTCGCTCGGCAGGCCGATCTTTGAGGATCTGTTCA
This genomic interval from Pelagicoccus albus contains the following:
- a CDS encoding shikimate 5-dehydrogenase codes for the protein MTDYITKDTKLCMSLAARPGNTGTRLHNYLYRALGLNYVYKAFSTTDLAAAIGGIRALSVRGCAISMPFKEDCMPMLDEIDPSAAGIQSVNTIVNTDNHLVGYNTDYTAVRSLLETNDVDPKLDFALLGSGGMAKAVACALRDCGFENGCIIARNTEKGPSLAKQYGYDWKPQLEEDSTPELLINVTPIGMRGGPEAEDLAFTKDQIASAKAIFDVVALPAETPLIKLARELGKAVITGAEVMTLQAVEQFVLYTGERPTTRLVEEAATFARQADL